In Candidatus Thermoplasmatota archaeon, a single genomic region encodes these proteins:
- a CDS encoding RNA-protein complex protein Nop10: MNRIHYCQRCKTYTLQPTCTRCMQKTIFPQPARFSPQDNYGKYRRELKKIIKG; encoded by the coding sequence ATGAACCGAATTCATTATTGTCAACGCTGTAAAACATACACGTTACAGCCAACTTGCACTAGGTGTATGCAAAAAACAATTTTTCCACAGCCCGCTCGTTTTTCCCCCCAGGATAATTATGGAAAATATCGACGGGAATTAAAAAAAATCATAAAAGGATGA
- a CDS encoding proteasome assembly chaperone family protein yields the protein METVIVRYVDKKPKLKNPILIEGLPGIGNVGKLAVEHLIEITHAKKFAELYSKDFPPQVFINADGTIKLVNNEFYFLKAQKRNQQDLIFLTGDYQGLSAQGQYELANTILDIAEDLGVKFIFTLGGYGLGHDIKEPKVLFAATDKKFVKTMKQYGAVFRKNEPGGGIIGASGLLLGLGRLRGFEGTCFMGETPGYLVDPKSAKAVLKILIKITNLDVDLSRLEEKAKEIEYIAQQLSEMETIGKEKPDDIRYIG from the coding sequence ATGGAAACAGTTATTGTTCGATATGTTGATAAAAAACCAAAACTGAAAAATCCGATTCTTATTGAAGGATTACCAGGTATCGGAAATGTTGGAAAACTTGCTGTTGAGCATCTCATTGAAATAACGCATGCAAAAAAATTTGCAGAGTTATATAGCAAGGATTTTCCCCCGCAGGTTTTTATTAATGCAGATGGCACGATCAAGCTTGTTAATAACGAGTTTTATTTTCTTAAAGCACAGAAACGAAATCAGCAGGATCTCATCTTTCTTACAGGTGATTATCAGGGTCTTTCTGCACAAGGTCAGTATGAACTAGCAAATACTATCCTTGATATCGCTGAAGACCTCGGAGTTAAATTTATTTTTACACTTGGAGGATATGGTTTAGGTCATGATATTAAAGAGCCAAAGGTTCTCTTTGCTGCAACTGATAAAAAGTTTGTAAAAACCATGAAACAATACGGTGCTGTATTCCGGAAAAATGAACCTGGCGGTGGTATCATCGGTGCCAGTGGTCTTCTTTTAGGTCTTGGACGACTTCGTGGTTTTGAAGGAACCTGTTTTATGGGTGAAACCCCCGGGTATCTTGTTGATCCTAAAAGTGCGAAGGCGGTATTAAAAATATTAATAAAAATAACTAATCTTGATGTCGATCTTTCACGACTTGAAGAAAAAGCAAAAGAGATTGAATATATCGCTCAGCAGCTTTCTGAAATGGAAACAATTGGAAAAGAAAAACCAGACGATATCAGGTATATCGGCTAA